From the genome of Geothrix sp. 21YS21S-4, one region includes:
- a CDS encoding diguanylate cyclase: MFNSLRLRLTIFFGGLSVLMGLALAQYVSRVASERMTAASGDKLHGVTKAIAHALSENLQEREREILLLSQSPQFIRGSLDSADIRNGLDQTKRSYRHYAWLGVTDARGRIVSAADGVLEGVDASARPWVTHGRLGAHVGDVHEAALLAKSLKAPNPNEPLRFVDFAAPVLDAQGTFRGVLGAHAHFDWVNEVFQKSLPAEAPQEGIESMVLNAKGEIIYPFQAIGRPVPGDRLPQPDSYLVLAWGDGGRFLTTTIAVKGPVNDLGWRVVLRQPISKALAPVAELHRNILLLEALATVVFMLLAYKVAGSFSRPVEELARVARRIEQGDERHPFSVRSGIRELADLIDSVRGMTTTLISRKLELADANATLERKVEARTAELNRANAALVQKAHEVADLYDNAPVGYHSLDAQGRFVHMNERELGWLGYEAQEVVERMSMADLLPPEEYLSFSESFRRLQGTGLFQSSDFNLVRKDGTQIPVRLAASALFDEEHQFVKSRAVVMDVTELRELEKRLRSQQILNHSIIHSSSNGLLLYREDGQCVLANEAAADIAGASVEELLAQNFLEIAHWAASGLRDAVLAAFQGTRGQLLIHSTSSFGKRLDSVVTILPLDHEGVRMVLLVVKDVSELMDANRELDKLARNDALTGLRNRLAANERLRSEFLRMKRSGSAYSVLLIDIDHFKRVNDTYGHETGDHVLQQVAECLRSAVRESDFVARFGGEEFLILLPDTTMEGALLAAEKVRAIVAGAEVPLVGRLTISVGLALADAEQPTEDAAVRLADQGLYRAKAEGRNRVGVA, encoded by the coding sequence ATGTTCAACAGCCTTCGCCTCCGCTTGACCATCTTCTTCGGGGGTCTTTCCGTCCTGATGGGCCTCGCTCTGGCCCAGTACGTCAGCCGGGTCGCTTCGGAGCGGATGACTGCGGCCAGCGGCGACAAGCTCCACGGCGTCACGAAGGCCATCGCCCACGCCCTGTCGGAGAACCTCCAGGAGCGGGAGCGGGAGATCCTCCTCCTCAGCCAGAGCCCCCAGTTCATCCGGGGCTCCCTCGACAGCGCCGACATCCGCAACGGGCTCGACCAGACCAAGCGCTCCTACCGCCACTACGCCTGGCTGGGCGTCACCGACGCCAGGGGCCGCATCGTGTCCGCCGCCGATGGCGTGCTGGAGGGAGTCGACGCCAGCGCCCGCCCCTGGGTCACCCACGGACGCCTGGGCGCGCACGTGGGCGACGTCCACGAGGCCGCCCTTCTGGCGAAGTCCCTCAAGGCGCCCAACCCCAACGAGCCCCTGCGGTTCGTGGATTTCGCCGCGCCCGTGCTCGATGCGCAGGGGACGTTCCGCGGCGTTCTCGGCGCCCACGCGCACTTCGACTGGGTGAACGAGGTCTTCCAGAAATCGCTTCCCGCCGAGGCCCCGCAGGAGGGGATCGAATCGATGGTCCTCAACGCCAAGGGCGAGATCATCTATCCCTTCCAGGCCATCGGCCGGCCCGTGCCCGGCGACCGGCTTCCCCAGCCGGACAGCTACCTCGTGCTCGCGTGGGGAGACGGCGGCCGGTTCCTCACGACCACCATCGCCGTGAAGGGGCCCGTCAACGACCTGGGATGGCGGGTGGTCCTGCGCCAGCCCATTTCCAAGGCCCTGGCCCCCGTGGCGGAACTCCACCGCAACATCCTGCTGCTGGAGGCCCTGGCCACGGTCGTGTTCATGCTCCTGGCCTACAAAGTGGCGGGGAGCTTCAGCAGGCCCGTGGAAGAACTGGCCCGCGTCGCGCGCCGCATCGAGCAGGGGGACGAGCGGCACCCCTTTTCCGTCCGTAGCGGAATTCGCGAACTGGCCGATCTGATCGATTCCGTCCGCGGCATGACCACCACCTTGATCAGCCGCAAGTTGGAACTGGCGGACGCCAATGCGACTTTGGAGCGCAAAGTGGAGGCGCGCACGGCCGAACTGAACCGTGCCAATGCCGCCCTCGTCCAGAAGGCGCATGAAGTCGCCGATCTCTACGACAACGCGCCGGTGGGATACCACTCTTTGGATGCGCAGGGCCGCTTCGTCCACATGAACGAGCGCGAGCTGGGATGGCTGGGCTACGAAGCCCAGGAAGTGGTCGAGCGGATGTCCATGGCCGACCTCCTTCCCCCGGAGGAATACCTCTCCTTCAGCGAGTCGTTCCGCCGCCTCCAGGGGACGGGCCTCTTCCAGTCCTCCGACTTCAACCTGGTCCGCAAGGACGGCACCCAGATCCCCGTCCGGCTGGCGGCCAGCGCCCTGTTCGACGAGGAGCACCAATTCGTGAAATCCCGCGCGGTGGTCATGGACGTCACCGAACTCCGAGAGTTGGAAAAGCGGCTGCGGAGCCAGCAGATCCTGAACCACAGCATCATCCACTCCAGTTCGAACGGCCTTCTCCTCTACCGCGAGGACGGGCAGTGCGTGCTGGCCAACGAGGCCGCCGCCGACATCGCGGGCGCTTCAGTGGAGGAGCTGCTGGCCCAGAACTTCCTGGAGATCGCGCACTGGGCCGCCTCCGGCCTGCGCGACGCCGTGCTGGCGGCGTTCCAGGGCACCCGCGGGCAGCTCCTGATCCATTCCACCAGTTCCTTCGGAAAGCGCCTGGACAGCGTCGTGACGATCCTCCCCCTCGACCATGAAGGCGTCCGGATGGTCCTGCTCGTCGTCAAGGACGTGTCCGAGCTGATGGACGCCAACCGGGAACTCGACAAATTGGCCCGCAACGACGCCCTGACCGGCCTCCGCAACCGCCTCGCGGCCAACGAGCGGCTCCGGTCCGAATTCCTGCGGATGAAGCGCTCGGGCAGCGCCTATTCCGTCCTCCTCATCGACATCGACCACTTCAAGCGCGTCAACGACACCTACGGCCACGAGACCGGCGACCACGTCCTGCAGCAGGTGGCCGAATGCCTCCGCTCCGCCGTGCGCGAAAGCGATTTCGTGGCCCGGTTCGGCGGCGAGGAATTCCTGATCCTCCTCCCCGATACGACCATGGAGGGCGCTCTCCTCGCCGCGGAGAAAGTCCGGGCCATCGTGGCGGGGGCCGAGGTCCCCCTGGTCGGACGTCTCACCATCAGCGTGGGCCTCGCCCTCGCCGACGCCGAGCAGCCCACCGAGGACGCCGCCGTCCGCCTCGCGGATCAGGGGCTCTACCGCGCCAAAGCCGAGGGTCGGAACCGCGTCGGCGTGGCCTGA
- a CDS encoding 2-oxoacid:acceptor oxidoreductase family protein: MSQASVFYDKFERHSHGEGLKGHATHYCPGCGHGLAHKYLAEAIDELGIQDRTIAISPVGCSVFLYYYFDVGNSQAAHGRAPVVALGHKFANPESVVISYQGDGDLASIGLAETIATAQLGAPITVIFINNAIYGMTGGQMAPTTLMGQTSSTSPSGRDQYNGQPMKMAEIIAGLDGPVYVERVALFDAKQRIKAKKAIQKGLKLQMEGRGYSFIEVLAECPTHLKMNPEDTEKWVKECMEPVYPLGVKKDLTVDPWFKRNEPSFKGEKLLSLAGASTERPERFCASFPAQLDPQDISLKLAGSGGDGAQTAAMLIARAAISEGFDATHIPSYGPESRGGTSYADVHVAKDEVLNPGSPDPQILLAFNTPSLTKFGPTVRKGGYVIYDSSVVTEAPVLDPSIKVFPVPFTGIATDLGKAVVKNIVALGALQAATNLFPKDTFLTAIRVALKDKCALIPLNEEAFAWGVKSVEALDK; this comes from the coding sequence ATGAGCCAGGCCAGCGTCTTCTACGACAAGTTCGAGCGCCACTCCCACGGCGAGGGCCTGAAGGGCCACGCCACCCACTACTGCCCCGGCTGCGGCCACGGGCTGGCCCACAAGTACCTGGCCGAAGCCATCGACGAACTGGGGATCCAGGACCGCACGATCGCCATCAGCCCCGTGGGCTGCTCGGTGTTCCTCTACTACTACTTCGACGTGGGCAACAGCCAGGCCGCCCACGGCCGCGCGCCCGTGGTCGCCCTCGGCCACAAGTTCGCCAACCCCGAGAGCGTGGTGATCAGCTACCAGGGCGACGGCGACCTCGCCTCCATCGGCCTGGCGGAAACCATCGCCACCGCCCAGCTCGGCGCGCCCATCACCGTCATCTTCATCAACAACGCCATCTACGGGATGACCGGCGGCCAGATGGCCCCCACCACCCTGATGGGCCAGACCAGTTCCACCAGCCCCTCGGGCCGCGACCAGTACAACGGCCAGCCCATGAAGATGGCCGAGATCATCGCGGGCCTCGACGGGCCGGTCTACGTGGAGCGCGTGGCGCTGTTCGACGCCAAGCAGCGCATCAAGGCCAAGAAGGCCATCCAGAAGGGCCTCAAGCTCCAGATGGAAGGCCGCGGCTACTCGTTCATCGAGGTGCTGGCCGAGTGTCCCACCCACCTGAAGATGAACCCCGAGGACACGGAGAAGTGGGTCAAGGAGTGCATGGAGCCCGTGTATCCCCTGGGCGTGAAGAAGGACCTCACCGTCGATCCCTGGTTCAAGCGCAATGAGCCCAGCTTCAAGGGCGAGAAGCTCCTGAGCCTGGCCGGCGCCAGCACCGAGCGCCCTGAGCGCTTCTGCGCGAGCTTCCCCGCGCAGCTCGATCCCCAGGACATCTCCCTGAAGCTGGCGGGATCCGGCGGCGACGGCGCCCAGACCGCGGCCATGCTCATCGCCCGGGCGGCGATCAGCGAGGGCTTCGACGCCACCCACATCCCGAGCTACGGCCCCGAAAGCCGCGGCGGCACGTCCTACGCGGACGTCCACGTGGCCAAGGACGAGGTCCTGAACCCGGGCTCCCCCGATCCCCAGATCCTGCTGGCCTTCAACACGCCGAGCCTCACCAAGTTCGGCCCCACGGTCCGCAAGGGCGGCTACGTGATCTACGACAGCTCCGTGGTCACCGAAGCTCCTGTGCTGGATCCCAGCATCAAGGTCTTCCCCGTGCCCTTCACCGGGATCGCCACCGACCTCGGCAAGGCCGTGGTGAAGAACATCGTGGCTCTGGGCGCCCTCCAGGCCGCCACGAACCTCTTCCCCAAGGACACCTTCCTGACCGCCATCCGCGTGGCCCTGAAGGACAAGTGCGCGCTGATCCCCTTGAACGAAGAGGCTTTCGCCTGGGGCGTCAAGTCGGTGGAAGCGCTCGATAAATAG
- the vorB gene encoding 3-methyl-2-oxobutanoate dehydrogenase subunit VorB, whose product MALKERPKPFLLPEYCKGCGRCLDACAKDCITLSDQINPLTGLVPVALDLANCNACGLCMDACPEPYGLRPAHEGEVQDFELEDPAKLFGVKPSDAPEPADIPDTTLPLPRTEPLVIKGTYASALGALLAGCRHVYGYPITPSTEGAELMAKFLPKLDGTFIQAVSEVAAVNMMYGTAGAGLPTMTFTSSPGFSLMLEGVSYMIGAELPGVFVDVMRGGPGLGNIAPEQSDIKLACHGLGHGNTQAITLAPSTPQEMLDLTILAFELSFKYRNPVVILGDGYLGQMTGKVQLPEAMIKPGIPKWAVYGDAMHRKNLISSIFLTESDLEAHNVHLNAKYEAMQVEARAESFLCEDAEVVLIACNTPARTAKGAVQELRNQGVKAGLFRPITLWPFPVDQLQEAIRGAQRLVVVEASAGQLEDEIRLALSKAGVRDFPAIESVRRMGGVLPQQSEIMTRVLGQTEVLA is encoded by the coding sequence ATGGCCCTCAAAGAACGACCGAAACCCTTCCTCCTCCCTGAATACTGCAAGGGCTGCGGCCGGTGCCTCGATGCCTGCGCCAAGGACTGCATCACCCTCAGCGATCAGATCAATCCTCTGACGGGCCTGGTCCCCGTGGCGCTGGATCTGGCCAACTGCAACGCCTGCGGGCTGTGCATGGACGCCTGCCCCGAGCCCTACGGCCTGCGGCCCGCCCACGAGGGCGAGGTGCAGGACTTCGAGCTGGAGGATCCCGCCAAGCTGTTCGGCGTGAAGCCCAGCGACGCGCCGGAGCCCGCGGACATCCCGGACACCACGCTGCCCCTGCCCCGCACCGAGCCCCTGGTCATCAAGGGCACCTACGCGTCGGCCCTGGGCGCCCTGCTGGCCGGCTGCCGCCACGTCTACGGCTATCCCATCACCCCCTCCACCGAAGGCGCGGAGCTGATGGCGAAGTTCCTGCCCAAGCTGGACGGCACCTTCATCCAGGCCGTGAGCGAAGTGGCCGCCGTGAACATGATGTACGGCACCGCCGGCGCGGGCCTGCCCACCATGACCTTCACCTCCTCGCCGGGCTTCAGCCTGATGCTCGAGGGCGTGTCCTACATGATCGGCGCGGAACTGCCGGGCGTCTTCGTGGACGTGATGCGCGGCGGCCCGGGCCTCGGCAACATCGCCCCCGAGCAGTCCGACATCAAGCTCGCCTGCCACGGGCTGGGCCACGGCAACACCCAGGCCATCACCCTGGCGCCCTCCACGCCCCAGGAAATGCTGGACCTCACCATCCTGGCCTTCGAGCTGAGCTTCAAGTACCGCAATCCCGTGGTCATCCTCGGCGACGGCTACCTGGGCCAGATGACGGGCAAGGTGCAGCTGCCCGAGGCCATGATCAAGCCCGGGATCCCCAAGTGGGCCGTCTACGGCGATGCCATGCACCGGAAGAACCTCATCTCGTCGATCTTCCTCACGGAATCCGACCTGGAAGCCCACAACGTCCACCTGAACGCCAAGTACGAGGCCATGCAGGTCGAGGCCCGCGCGGAATCCTTCCTGTGCGAGGACGCCGAGGTGGTGCTGATCGCCTGCAACACGCCGGCCCGCACGGCCAAGGGCGCGGTGCAGGAGCTGCGGAACCAGGGCGTCAAGGCAGGCCTGTTTCGGCCCATCACCCTGTGGCCCTTCCCCGTCGACCAGCTCCAGGAGGCCATCCGCGGCGCCCAGCGCCTCGTGGTGGTGGAAGCCAGCGCCGGCCAGCTGGAGGATGAGATCCGCCTCGCGCTGAGCAAGGCGGGAGTGCGCGACTTCCCGGCCATCGAGTCCGTCCGCCGGATGGGCGGCGTCCTGCCCCAGCAGAGCGAAATCATGACCCGGGTCCTGGGTCAGACGGAGGTGCTCGCATGA
- a CDS encoding NAD(+)/NADH kinase: protein MSPHLTLVAKVKSQHLGTTLRETLPLFLDRGWIVTGEPALGEVWEAAGLAPETLRVDADLGAAAPPADLCLVLGGDGTLLHAARRVGLRGTPILGINLGSLGFLTAHPVSEAAEAVRAFFAGTLVPDRRPMLEAELWRDGARLAHHCVLNDAVVAKGALARIMDMRLRVGDQDAGPIKADGLIVATPTGSTAYALSAGGPIVHPSLEAFVIAPICPHTLTLRPSVVPADRPIRIRLEDAEDAHLTLDGQVGHQLFPGDEVHLRQAGTRITLLQKPGLDFFGLLQQKLHWGDR from the coding sequence ATGTCCCCGCATCTCACTCTCGTGGCCAAGGTCAAGTCCCAGCACCTGGGAACGACCCTCCGCGAGACCCTGCCCCTCTTCCTCGATCGCGGCTGGATCGTCACCGGCGAGCCCGCCCTGGGCGAGGTGTGGGAGGCGGCGGGGCTGGCGCCGGAGACGCTTCGCGTGGACGCGGATCTCGGAGCGGCCGCGCCGCCCGCGGACCTGTGCCTGGTGCTGGGCGGAGACGGAACCCTGCTTCACGCCGCGCGCCGGGTGGGGCTGCGGGGGACGCCGATCCTCGGCATCAACCTCGGCTCGCTGGGCTTCCTCACGGCCCATCCCGTCTCCGAAGCCGCGGAGGCGGTCCGCGCCTTCTTCGCGGGCACGCTGGTCCCCGACCGGCGGCCCATGCTGGAAGCGGAACTCTGGCGGGATGGCGCGCGCCTCGCCCACCACTGCGTCCTGAACGACGCCGTGGTGGCGAAGGGGGCGCTGGCCCGGATCATGGACATGCGGCTGCGGGTGGGCGACCAGGACGCCGGCCCCATCAAGGCCGACGGGCTGATCGTGGCAACCCCGACGGGCTCCACCGCCTACGCCCTGTCCGCCGGCGGTCCCATCGTGCATCCCAGCCTCGAAGCCTTCGTCATCGCGCCCATCTGCCCCCACACGCTGACGCTGCGCCCCTCCGTCGTCCCCGCGGACCGCCCCATCCGCATCCGCCTGGAGGACGCCGAGGACGCCCACCTCACGCTGGACGGCCAGGTGGGCCACCAGCTGTTCCCCGGCGACGAGGTCCACCTGCGCCAGGCGGGAACCCGCATCACGCTGCTGCAGAAGCCGGGGCTGGATTTCTTCGGCCTGCTCCAGCAGAAGCTGCACTGGGGCGACCGGTAG
- a CDS encoding penicillin-binding protein 1A, translated as MVSKLASFSSSRRWLGRALWTFVALVVAGGAALAVSWSVLSRDADSFLTLFALRVPKTITKVLDQNGNVIGIFAEEHRVVIPYGDIPKAFVNALVATEDADFWEHSGISGRGFLRSGWNFVSSFGRRREGGSTLTMQLIRTVTAKRQKRLDRKLKEIILARKLEKAYSKKQIMEMYANEVYFGGGRYGIEAAAEFYFGKSAPQLAPEECALLAGLVQNPNWYNPYNPDPKARAAAKTRRNHVLIRMVKEGYLKAPEASQLVERPIRLARENAREEAVAPYVVEEVRKYLYEKYGREQVLNGGLEVTTTVDSYWQEAANQAVRAGLKAVDRRRGFRKEGVQFVSDPDTAQLSGWKRYFEAGDSVRGVVLGWRGGKAQVRVGKATLDVPESAFAWAGRDIQKLLPRGASPLFTVKTVEDGTPKTLELDQEPSVEGALLAVDPKTGEIRALVGGYDFNRSKFNRAIQAQRQVGSTMKAYVYGAAFTAGKTPATIVEDVPTRFVDTADFLTISHPDGTSEYKPLRASVKPYEPKNYERDFWGPIPIWEALRDSRNVPAVRTLEEVGLAAAIDFARKCGVTGTIPPYPSIALGSPDLTLREMVRGYATIANGGLQSPAPFFIKKVADRNGKVLENHAAAASEQVLDPMSTFQLIQCLQGVANSGTGAATNALEWPVAGKTGTTDDHTDGWFIGFSTRVACGVWVGLDEKKTIFRGADGAKVAVPIWVDFMKVALPTTPKEEFQAPDGMEWADIDRYTGLLATSATTDRVLHLAFKPGTVPRSGSDADAIQKIREARAKAASQPLENRVWGRSQQVEETKPTDLSSTDPNA; from the coding sequence ATGGTCTCGAAGCTGGCTTCCTTCTCTTCCTCCCGCCGCTGGCTGGGTCGGGCGCTGTGGACCTTCGTGGCCCTCGTGGTCGCGGGTGGCGCGGCCCTGGCGGTGTCGTGGTCGGTGCTCTCGCGGGACGCCGACAGCTTCCTGACCCTCTTCGCCCTGCGGGTCCCCAAGACCATCACCAAGGTCCTGGACCAGAACGGCAACGTCATCGGGATCTTCGCGGAGGAGCACCGCGTCGTGATCCCCTATGGCGACATTCCCAAGGCCTTCGTCAACGCGCTGGTGGCCACGGAGGACGCGGATTTCTGGGAGCACAGCGGGATCTCGGGGCGCGGCTTCCTGCGCTCGGGCTGGAACTTCGTCAGCAGCTTCGGCCGTCGCCGCGAAGGCGGCTCCACGCTCACCATGCAGCTCATCCGCACCGTCACCGCCAAGCGCCAGAAGCGGCTGGACCGCAAGCTGAAGGAGATCATCCTCGCCCGCAAGCTGGAGAAGGCCTACAGCAAGAAGCAGATCATGGAGATGTACGCGAACGAGGTCTACTTCGGCGGCGGGCGCTACGGAATCGAGGCCGCCGCGGAGTTCTACTTCGGCAAGAGCGCGCCGCAGCTGGCGCCGGAGGAGTGCGCCCTGCTCGCGGGGCTGGTCCAGAATCCCAACTGGTACAACCCCTACAATCCCGATCCCAAGGCCCGCGCCGCCGCCAAGACCCGCCGCAACCACGTCCTGATCCGGATGGTGAAGGAGGGCTACCTGAAGGCTCCCGAGGCCAGCCAGCTCGTGGAGCGGCCCATCCGCCTGGCGCGGGAGAACGCCCGCGAAGAGGCCGTGGCGCCCTACGTGGTGGAGGAGGTCCGCAAGTATCTCTATGAAAAGTACGGTCGGGAGCAGGTTCTGAACGGCGGGCTGGAGGTCACCACCACCGTGGACAGCTACTGGCAGGAGGCGGCCAACCAGGCCGTTCGCGCGGGCCTCAAGGCCGTGGACCGCCGCCGGGGCTTCCGCAAGGAGGGCGTCCAGTTCGTGAGCGATCCCGACACTGCGCAGCTCAGCGGGTGGAAGCGCTATTTCGAGGCCGGAGACAGCGTCCGCGGCGTGGTCCTCGGTTGGCGGGGCGGCAAGGCCCAGGTGCGCGTCGGCAAGGCCACCCTGGACGTGCCGGAGAGCGCCTTCGCGTGGGCCGGTCGAGACATCCAGAAGCTGCTCCCCCGCGGCGCCTCACCCCTGTTCACGGTGAAGACCGTGGAGGACGGCACCCCGAAGACGTTGGAGCTGGATCAGGAGCCGTCCGTGGAAGGCGCACTCCTGGCGGTGGATCCCAAGACGGGCGAGATCCGCGCCCTGGTGGGCGGCTACGACTTCAACCGATCCAAGTTCAACCGCGCCATCCAGGCCCAGCGGCAGGTGGGCTCCACCATGAAGGCCTACGTGTACGGCGCGGCGTTCACCGCCGGGAAGACGCCGGCCACGATCGTCGAAGATGTGCCCACCCGCTTTGTGGACACGGCGGATTTCCTGACGATCTCGCATCCCGACGGCACCTCGGAGTACAAGCCGCTCCGCGCGAGCGTGAAGCCCTACGAGCCCAAGAACTACGAGCGCGATTTCTGGGGTCCCATTCCCATCTGGGAGGCCCTCCGCGATTCCCGGAACGTGCCCGCGGTCCGCACTCTGGAGGAGGTGGGCCTCGCCGCGGCCATCGACTTCGCCCGCAAGTGCGGCGTCACCGGCACCATCCCGCCCTATCCCAGCATCGCTCTGGGCTCGCCGGACCTCACCCTGCGGGAAATGGTGCGGGGGTACGCGACCATCGCCAACGGCGGCCTCCAGTCCCCGGCGCCCTTTTTCATCAAGAAAGTGGCCGACCGCAACGGGAAGGTCCTGGAGAACCACGCCGCGGCGGCTTCGGAGCAGGTGCTGGATCCCATGAGCACCTTCCAGTTGATCCAGTGCCTCCAGGGCGTGGCCAACAGCGGGACCGGCGCGGCCACCAACGCGCTGGAGTGGCCCGTGGCGGGGAAGACCGGCACCACCGACGACCACACCGACGGCTGGTTCATCGGGTTCTCCACCCGCGTCGCCTGTGGCGTATGGGTGGGCCTGGACGAGAAGAAGACCATCTTCCGGGGCGCCGACGGCGCCAAGGTGGCGGTCCCCATCTGGGTGGACTTCATGAAGGTGGCCCTGCCCACCACGCCCAAGGAGGAGTTCCAGGCCCCCGACGGGATGGAGTGGGCGGACATCGACCGCTACACCGGCCTGCTCGCCACCTCCGCCACCACGGACAGGGTGCTCCACCTGGCGTTCAAGCCGGGCACCGTGCCGCGTTCCGGAAGTGACGCCGACGCCATCCAGAAGATCCGCGAGGCCCGCGCCAAGGCGGCTTCCCAGCCGCTGGAAAACCGCGTGTGGGGGCGCTCCCAGCAGGTCGAGGAAACCAAGCCCACGGACCTCTCCTCCACGGATCCCAACGCGTAG
- a CDS encoding DEAD/DEAH box helicase, producing MNDQTFAALGCSEALLAALAKRGFETPMPVQARTFQPGLEGRDLLVQSRTGSGKTLAFGLPLLHRLSDERHTQALILAPTRELAQQVGAELHSLVPKLPIASLVGGVSYTPQLRALSMGSPVVVGTPGRVMDHLERGTLDLSRVRMVVLDECDEMLNMGFLEDVETILAKVPAGPQTYLFSATLPAPIARLAKRFLKDPVQIQLAEAGEQAVHADIAHTPVLAPDHLQVRALVNLLLKDEPSAALIFTKTKAQSEEVAEELTVSGLPAAFLHGDLAQATRTRILGQFKDGKLRYLVATDVAARGLDIGGLPLVVHVGIPTQLENYIHRSGRTGRAGAKGSSLALVNWKESRILLAWSRRGGLTLDWRPVPTPAEIRETQSQRLAERIAAAPSAATLTQATRMLQDVDAAHLVAGLLSLVQADQSAGFDIPAEPAERKTAKPRYDSPRERKEGGPRPQRSYAERAAARASETPSKTRTDGSFKPRRELDEKPRTPAKPWAKRPETRTWEDRPARPWKKKG from the coding sequence GTGAACGACCAGACCTTCGCAGCCCTCGGCTGCAGCGAAGCCTTGTTGGCGGCCCTCGCCAAGCGCGGCTTCGAGACCCCCATGCCCGTCCAGGCCCGCACCTTCCAGCCCGGCCTCGAAGGGCGCGACCTGCTGGTGCAGAGCCGCACCGGCTCGGGCAAGACCCTGGCCTTCGGCCTGCCCCTGCTCCACCGCCTGTCCGACGAGCGCCACACCCAGGCCCTGATCCTCGCGCCCACCCGCGAGCTGGCCCAGCAGGTGGGCGCGGAGCTGCACAGCCTCGTGCCCAAGCTGCCCATCGCCTCCCTCGTGGGCGGCGTCAGCTACACGCCCCAGCTCCGGGCCCTGTCCATGGGCTCGCCCGTGGTGGTGGGAACGCCCGGCCGCGTGATGGATCACCTGGAGCGCGGCACCCTCGACCTGAGCCGCGTCCGCATGGTCGTCCTCGACGAGTGCGACGAGATGCTGAACATGGGCTTCCTGGAGGACGTGGAGACCATCCTGGCCAAGGTGCCCGCGGGCCCGCAGACCTACCTGTTCTCGGCCACCCTGCCCGCCCCCATCGCCCGGCTGGCGAAGCGGTTCCTGAAGGACCCGGTGCAGATCCAGTTGGCGGAAGCCGGCGAACAGGCCGTCCACGCCGACATCGCCCATACGCCCGTCCTGGCTCCCGATCACCTCCAGGTGCGCGCCCTGGTGAATCTCCTCCTGAAGGACGAGCCCAGCGCCGCGCTGATCTTCACCAAGACCAAGGCCCAGAGCGAAGAAGTGGCCGAGGAGCTGACGGTGTCGGGCCTGCCCGCGGCGTTCCTCCACGGCGACCTGGCCCAGGCCACCCGCACCCGGATCCTCGGCCAGTTCAAGGACGGCAAGCTGCGCTACCTCGTGGCCACCGACGTGGCCGCCCGCGGCCTGGACATCGGCGGCCTGCCGCTGGTGGTCCACGTGGGCATCCCCACCCAGCTGGAGAACTACATCCACCGCAGCGGCCGCACGGGCCGCGCCGGGGCCAAGGGCAGCAGCCTCGCCCTGGTGAACTGGAAGGAGAGCCGCATCCTCCTGGCGTGGAGCCGCCGCGGCGGGCTGACGCTGGACTGGCGCCCCGTCCCGACGCCCGCGGAAATCCGCGAGACCCAGAGCCAGCGTCTGGCCGAGCGCATCGCCGCCGCCCCCAGCGCGGCCACCCTGACCCAGGCGACGCGGATGCTGCAGGACGTGGACGCGGCGCACCTGGTGGCGGGCCTGCTGAGCCTCGTCCAGGCGGACCAATCCGCGGGCTTCGACATTCCCGCCGAACCCGCTGAGCGGAAGACCGCCAAGCCCCGCTACGACTCGCCCCGCGAGCGCAAGGAGGGCGGTCCCCGCCCCCAGCGCTCCTACGCCGAGCGCGCCGCTGCCCGGGCCAGCGAAACCCCCTCCAAGACCCGCACCGACGGCAGCTTCAAGCCCCGCCGCGAGCTGGACGAAAAGCCCCGCACCCCCGCCAAACCCTGGGCCAAGCGCCCCGAGACCCGCACCTGGGAGGACCGTCCCGCCAGGCCGTGGAAGAAGAAGGGCTGA